A single region of the Brassica rapa cultivar Chiifu-401-42 chromosome A03, CAAS_Brap_v3.01, whole genome shotgun sequence genome encodes:
- the LOC103847859 gene encoding uncharacterized protein LOC103847859, with the protein MINLIDVFPFTSSSHFLATTTNRRSITHSRSKMATTTTFYFPSLSLIIIIIILLVSFLPSHLKGSPSTSSTTQERFKGSSKLLDLLLRDYTLNSFKNQHYTIKTGVLRRIHLPSNYSGINLDAIRFRCGSLRRYGAQLQEIHIGVGAVLEPCGERLVVVRQILGSKWSDIYYRNYDLSGYRLISPVLGLLAYNAINDVLGNNLSSSYQISLLLDDAKDPSTVNFGNISGPSMVERTFLNKPMCVTFGLEGKVMFAGEVKPYVCAVKTNGHFGLVVTDDQDSSKSGGGGENEMKKEKIGRWRSVVGGLVGSVTVGVVLLGLVVAGAVVTAKKRRRRAKREEKVRKAYEEEALRVVTMVGHSRVFVASPTRTLPGFVEHECVPN; encoded by the coding sequence ATGATCAACTTAATTGATGTCTTCCccttcacatcttcttctcatTTTCTCGCAACAACAACAAATAGGAGATCAATAACTCATTCAAGATCAAAAATGGCGACAACAACAACATTCTATTTTCCCTCTCTTtcactaataataataataatcatattATTAGTCTCCTTCCTTCCTTCTCATCTAAAAGGTTCACCCTCCACTAGTAGTACTACTCAAGAACGTTTCAAGGGATCTTCAAAGCTTCTCGATCTCCTCCTAAGAGATTACACTCTAAACTCTTTCAAGAACCAACATTACACAATCAAGACCGGCGTTCTTCGGCGTATTCATCTCCCTTCTAACTACTCCGGCATAAATCTCGACGCTATCAGGTTCCGTTGTGGGAGTCTCCGGCGATATGGAGCTCAGCTCCAAGAAATCCATATCGGTGTCGGAGCGGTTCTTGAACCGTGTGGTGAACGTCTTGTGGTTGTGAGACAGATCTTGGGATCAAAATGGTCTGATATCTATTACAGGAACTATGATCTATCTGGTTATAGACTTATCTCTCCTGTTCTAGGACTCTTAGCTTATAATGCCATAAACGACGTTTTGGGTAATAATTTGAGCAGCTCTTATCAGATAAGTCTTCTCCTAGACGATGCTAAAGATCCGTCCACAGTTAATTTCGGAAATATTTCTGGACCGTCGATGGTAGAGAGAACGTTCTTGAATAAGCCAATGTGTGTGACTTTCGGGCTAGAAGGGAAAGTAATGTTTGCGGGAGAAGTGAAGCCGTATGTCTGCGCCGTTAAAACTAACGGACATTTTGGTTTAGTGGTGACGGATGATCAGGATTCGTCCAAATCAGGCGGTGGAGGAGAAAatgagatgaagaaggagaagattgGACGGTGGAGATCGGTTGTTGGTGGGCTTGTTGGATCGGTGACGGTAGGGGTGGTGCTTTTAGGGCTTGTGGTGGCGGGGGCTGTTGTGACGGCGAAGAAGCGGAGGAGAAGAGCAAAAAGGGAAGAGAAGGTGAGAAAAGCTTATGAAGAAGAAGCTCTGAGAGTAGTGACAATGGTGGGGCATTCTAGGGTTTTTGTTGCTTCTCCTACAAGGACTTTGCCTGGTTTCGTGGAACATGAGTGTGTTCCTAATTAA